The nucleotide window TGCAAACCCTGTAACCACTGCCAAAAATGATCGGGTGTTTCTGTGAAGGCACTCATTTCTCCAACGGGAACATTGAGTAAATGGCATGACCAAGGGGTACTATAAGCCACTCCCACATCTACGGGAGGACGAGGTTCTATTAACTTGATGGTTAAGGGATAGGTCGATTGTTTGAGGAGATGGATCGCTACCATAGAACCACTAAACCCGCCCCCAATGATAGCTATAGTCTTGGCTTGAGACATTTTTTTGTTGCTCGATTTAATCAATATTGATTTGCAATTGTATTTAAATTGTATTTCATTTTTATTAAATGTCAAGCCTAGTTAAGGGCTAGGAACAGGACGACAACTGACTCGGTTATCCCAATAGATGTAGGCTTTTAGTCTGAGAATCTCAACGAAAGGTTAAACCCAAATTGATATTCTGCCGACAAACCAGCCTCCACTGTGGCACAATCAAAATGGTATACTCTAATATCTGTCATAGTATATTGCTCAACCGAGTAGGACTGATACTAAAATGGTTGAGAAACTAACTCAAGAAAAAAACTGTCAATTCAGCCGTGGGGTTGTGGAGGACAACAAAATTGGACGAATTAAGATCAGCCCTGGAGTTAGCGACAGAAGAGGAACTACAACAATTAACCCAAATCCTCTTTAGTCGTAAATTTAATCCCTTAGACTATTTACAAGCACCCGATCCCATTGCCGTACAAAGTCAAGATTGGAATAGTTGGTTAGATGCGATCGAGAAACGCTTTCGATATCTAGCCGCCGATGGAATAACGGTTTTAAAAGGAAAAACTCAACAAGTCAGTTACCGAGAAGCCTTAATTCGAGTCTGTCACTATCTAAAAATTCCCTACTCGAATCAAATGACCACCACTGACATAGAAGCAGAAATCTTTTTACAGTTGATTAAAAAAGCTTGGAAACGTTTACCAGAAACAGATAAAAAATCTCTCACGATAAAAATACAACAATCTTTAGCTCAATCTGCTCTCCCCGAACCCTTACCGGTTCAACTTCAACATAATCCGATTAATCTAGTTCTCAAAGGCAGTAGTGCTTTTGCGGTTAGTTCCGTTATTAAACCCCTAATTCTCAGACAAATCGCCTATCAATTTACCCTCCATTTTGCCCGTTATCAAGCGACTTCTAGCGCCCTGGTGACAGGAGGATCTTTAGCCGCGGCCAGTGTAGAAAATCAACTCGCCCTCCAAGCAGCTAAACGGGGTATGGTCATGACCGCAGCCCGTTATGGCACAATTAGGAGTCTATTTGCCGTTGTTGGCCCGATTTTGTGGGGGTGGTTTATCGCCGATTTAGGATGGCGGGCGATCGCCACTAATTATGGTCGCATTATTCCGGCAATTTTTGCCTTAGCCCAAATTCGTCTAACTCGTGAGGACTGTTGGGAATTCGCTTAACGTTAAAATTGAATATTTTCGACAATGGGTAATGAGAAAAAGCCAAGTTTAACATGGCAATGGAACTGGGTTAAAGTATCCGTTTTAATCTTTCCTCTGCTTTCAAAATTGGGAGGATTAGGCTTATTAATTGCAGCAATTGGCATTGCTCGGCAAGATTATCGTCTCATCTTGAAATATCCCCCCAATTGGGTCATAGCCCTTTTTAGTTTGTGGTTAATTATTACTTCAGAATTAGCCCATGATCCTCAAGAAGCTTTGTTAGGAGTGGCTAATTTTTTACCCTTTTTATTTTTGTTTGTTACCTATACCCTTTTAATTCAAACTCCCTCCCAACTCCGTCAGTTAGCCTGGATGTTAGTCATTCCCAGTAGTTTGATCGTTCTGTTAGGATTAGGTCAACTTTATTTAGGTTGGGAACTTCCCCCCTCAATCAGTTTCTTGAGTGGGAAATTAGTCCCCTACGGACAACCAACGGGAAGAATGTCTTCTCTGTTTATGTACGCTAATCTCTTAGGATTTTATTTACTGATTGTTTTTATTCTGGGATTAGGATTAGCCATAGAAACTTTCCAACGTTGGCAAATCGAAAAAAAGAAAGCTATCGGACGAGTTTTAGGGTTTTTAACTTTTACCTTAGTAGCTGATGGAATCGGATTACTTTTAAGTAATTCTCGCAATGCCTGGGGACTGGCTTTACTCGCTTGTATTGCCTTTGCTGTCTATTTAGGGTGGGTTTGGATTTTAGGGGTAATTGGGGTCATAATCGGGGCAGTTGCCGGGGCAAGTTGGGGGCCATCTCCCCTCAAAGAAGGATTAAGGGTAATCGTTCCTGCCTTTTTTTGGGCTAGACTTTCGGATCAATTATATCCCGATCGCCCTGTAGAAACTCTCCGTATTACTCAATGGAAATTTGTGGGACATTTGATTACTCAACGACCTTTAACTGGGTGGGGATTGCGAAATTTTACCCCCTTATATCAGGCTGAAATGGGAATTTGGATGGGACATCCTCACAATTTATTTTTAATGTTATTGGCAGAAACCGGCCTTATTGGCACAGGTTTATTATGTGGGTTAGTGGGTTGGATTTTATTTAAAGCAGTGGGTTTACTGGGATTTTATGCTTCAAAAGAGACTGAGGAATTGATAACAAATAAACGGGATAAATTAATTCTGTTTACTTACTTAGTCGCTTGGGGAAGTTGTATTTTATTTAATTGTTTTGATGTGACAATGTTAGATGGAAAAATTAATGTCATCGGCTGGTTACTGTTAGCTGCTATTAGTGGAATCGTCTATCGATCGCTCAACCGTAAATTAACACCCCTAAAAGATGTTTCTTGGGGTTAAGAAGTTAAAAAATATCAAAGATGAATGAGCAAGGTGACAAGAACGATAAAATAAAAAAATATCACCGAAAATTGACAGTCTAAATTATATAGTTAAGCGAATGAAATCCTACCTAGCGGCAGCGATTCAAATGACCAGCAAACCTGACTTAGAGAAAAATTTAAGTCAGGCAGAAGAATTAATAGAACTAGCAGTCCATAAAGGGGCAGAATTGATCGGATTGCCAGAAAATTTTGCTTTTTTGGGCAATGAAGAAGATAAATTAGCCCAATCTGAAGCGATCGCCCTTAAAAGTGAAAAATTTCTCAAAACAATGGCGCAACGGTTTCAAATCACTCTGTTAGGAGGAGGATTTCCCGTTCCTGTCGAAGCTAATGGCTCAAAAGCTTATAACACTGCGTCTCTAATCGATAAAGATGGGACAGAAGTGGCCTGTTATCGGAAAGTTCATCTTTTTGATGTGAATGTTCCTGATGGCAACACCTATCTCGAATCGAATACCGTCATGGCCGGAAAAGAGTTTCCCCCTCTGTATGTTTCAGAAGAGTTGGGGACGATCGGCCTATCTATCTGTTATGATGTGAGATTTCCCGAACTGTATCGTTATCTTTCTGCTAAAGGGGCTGATCTTCTCTGTATTCCGGCTGCTTTTACGGCTTATACGGGTAAAGATCATTGGAAAATTTTACTACAAGCTAGGGCAATTGAAAATACTTGTTATGTTATTGCACCTGCACAAACGGGAAATCATTATGCCAGACGCTATACTCATGGTCACGCCATGATTATTGATCCTTGGGGAGTCATTTTAGCCGATGCCGGAGAAACTCCCGGTATGGCGATCGCAGAAATTAATCCGATTCGTCTTGAACAAGTCAGACAACAAATGCCTTCTTTAAAACATCGGGTTTTGAGTTAATTATAAATTATTAAATTGAGCAAGGGAACAAGAGGGGACGGTGTCTTACCTACGTTCCTTGTCTCGATCGGCAATTGACAAGGGTTTGAGTTTCCCCAAAATATAATAATTTATCGAAAAACTTGGGAAAAATTTTTAATTAGATTAAAACAAGTTTTGGTAGAAATTACTGCAAAAACTTAAGCAATTTTTGTTAAGGTATTAGATAGAGTGTATTTATTCCTATCCCCTAAGTTTATCCACGCCTTGAAAAAATTTCTATGGTTAATAGTATCCACAGTCTTCATCAAATCGAAAAGCACCGTCAAGAATTTCCGGGATTAAATAATAAAATTTATTTTAATTTTGGGGGACAGGGTACATTACCCCGTTGTGCCTTAGAAGCAATTATTGATGCTCATAATTATCTTCAGCTACAAGGGCCTTTTTCGATTAAGGTCAATACTTGGATTCAACATAAAACAGAACAATTAAGAGAAGAAATCGCCTCGGAATTAGGAGCAACGCCTCAATCAATTACTTTAACTGAAAATGTAACAGCCGGGTGTAATATTGTTTTATGGGGCATTGACTGGCAAAAGGGAGACCATATTTTATTAAGTGACTGTGAGCATCCGGGAATTATTGCGATTATCAAAGAACTCGCTCGCCGCTTTGAAATTGAATTTTCTACTTGTCCGATCAAAGAAACCCTCAACGGGGGTGATCCCGTTACGGTTATTGCTCAACATTTACGCCCTAATACTCGCTTATTAGTGATTACTCATCTCCTTTGGAATACGGGACAATTATTACCCTTAAAAGATATTGTTAAATTGTGTCATCATCACGGGCCAGGAGAAAAACAGATTCGTGTTTTAGTGGATGCCGCTCAATCAGTCGGATCTATCCCTCTAAATTTAAGGGATATACAAGTCGATTATTATGCCTTTACAGGACATAAATGGTTATGTGGGCCAGCCGGAGTTGGTGCTTTATATATTCGCCCTCAAATGATTGAGAGTTTACACCCTACCTTTATTGGATGGCGAGGGATTGAACAAGATCCCTTTGGATACCCCGTCGGATGGAAAAATAACGGACAACGTTTTGAGGTGGCAACTTCTGCTTATCCTCAGTATGAAGGGTTACGGGCGGCGATCGCGCTTCATCATCAATGGGGAACACCTGAAACTCGATATCAGCGCATTTGTGAGTTGAGTGCATATCTTTGGCAACAATTATCTGAATTTGAGGGGATACAATGTCTGAAAAATTCTCCGCCACAAGGGGGATTAGTCTCTTTTCAACCTAAATATAAGATCTCTTCTCAAACCTTAGTTCAAGCCTTAGAAAAAAGAGGATTTCTCTTAAGAACCTTATCTAATCCTAATTGTGTCCGGGCTTGTATTCATTATTTTACTTTACCGGCAGAAATTGAACAGTTAGTTGAAGCGATTAAAAATATAGTGACTAATTCAAATGAGTTGACTTAAAATAAATGGCTAGAAGAGTTCTTTTAAAATTGATTGAGTTAACCTATTAATTTGGGTCGTTTTTGTTGAGTATAATGGTTAATCCATTCTTGATTTAATTCCATTTTTTCAAAGTCTTTCCAGATTCTTTCATCTTTAGCACAACTATATTTTTTACAGACTGATGGACGATTTTCATAAATTTTACAGCCTTTAGTTTCTGGATCATTATGGGTACAATAACCCTCTTTTTCCTGTCTAATAAAATAAGGACGACCGAGATCCCATTTAATTTGTCCAGACTCAACTTCTTGAGGACTTAAAGCAAAATCTAACTTACAACATACAGCTTGACAAATGGGTAATCTTTCTTGACAATTAACCGGAATAAATTCATCATCTTGTTCTCTATCCATTCTTAAGGCCAAGTTAGGATTACAGCTTTCTCCTTTTTCTACTATTTCTTGTCGGACTTGTGCAACAGCTTTGGCAAAATCATCGGCGGAAACAATCCCTTTTTGAATTAAAATATCAATAACGGCATAGAGAAAAGATTCTATTTCATTAATTCGAGTAGAATATTGACTTAAAAGGGTATGAGTAAAAAATTCACTCCGTTCTAGTTGAGTTTCCAGTTTTTCTTGTTCGTTATTCATGGTTAATTATTAACTCTGTCTTAATTGATTTCTTAAATTTAATCCCATAGATTGATAAGTGTTATTCTCAATTTTTAAAAGCTCTGACTCTTCTTTAGGTTCAAGTAATTGGTCTAAATCTCCATACATAGCCGTAAATCGATATTCTAGAGCTTTCTTTCCTTCTTCATCAGGAAATACTTTAATAATTTGTAAGGCACAATCTCGATGTTGTAAAGCCATCCAAATTAAATAATTTTTTGCCTCTATTTTATCTAAAATTTCTTTGATTCTCTGGGATTTAACAATAATTTGATGATCTTCAATAATAGATAATAATTCTTCTCGATCGGGATGAGAACATTCAAGCCCGTATAATAGGGGTAGAGTAATTTTCCCTCGATGTAAATCGGATTTTCCGACCGGTTGCCAAATTCCCTCTAAATCATTAAAAATTTGGATCGCTAAACCGAGATGATACCCGTAAATTTTACAGATTTGTATCCATTCTTGATGATTTGTGCCTATCATTGCTCCTAAAGCGGTAGCCATTGCATAACTATAACCGGTTTTCATTTCGATAGTTTGCCAACAGTCTTCCCAGGTTCTACTCATCCCTTGTATATCTCTTTCTTGTCCGGCAAGCAAGGTAAAATAACCGTCTATAAAAGCTTGATATAATGGCGAGCCATCAGCTTTATTTTTTAAGGATAAATCCCCGATAATTTTAAAGGCTAATGTTTTAAAAGTATCAGCATAATTTAAGGCAGAAGCAGACCCAATCACATGATGTAAAGCATTAGGTTTGTCTTGGTCTTGTAAATCATCTAAAATGCGAATACTGATGGCACTGGCTAACAAGGCGGCACACAAAGGAATGGTCTGATTAGGATCTCCTCCTACCGCTTTACAAGCAGCAACCACTGGGATAATTTCTGGGATAATTTCAGTTTGAAACCAACTATCAGTTAATTGATAAAGTTGTGTCCATTGAGGGGGAATTTGGGCGAGAAGATAGTCTTTAATAATGGGGTAAAGGGGGGTTAACCAGTTCATGGCTTCAGGGATTATTGATTAGAGTTTTGTAATTGTTTTTTAATAATATTGCGTTCTTCAACACTGGCATCTGCACTATACTCTTGATCGGATAAAGTTAATAAAAAACTCGCTGCTAAATCGCTAATTTGCCATTGATGAACTTTAGTTAAGGTTCTCGCTTCTCCATCTAAATAATTAAGGGAATTTGTGTTATTTAAAAGTTGACTTAAACAGGCTTGAATATTGGGAATTTTAAGTAAATGTTCCCCACTTTCGCTAGGTGTGCCGCCAGGGAGTCCCCACCAATCACTAGGCAGTTGTTCTAAGGCGGTACAATATGCCTGAGCAACGGTATTAGGGGATGCTTTTTGTTTGATTTCTGGAACAATTTCCAAGGCGAAGAAGTTTTCTAGAGGATTGAGTTTTTCCCAAAAAGGATCGTCTATTTGTTGAATGATATTTTTTACAGTTTCTCTTTCTTTTAATCCTTCAAGAGAAAAATAACTGCGACTATCTTTGATACATTTGTCTAAGGCGGATTTCAGTTTTTTTAACATCGTTTCCTGTGCCAATAGAGTTGTATGTGTATAATTATTAGGTAAAATAGCCTGACTATTCGATAACCAAAAACCCCCTAAACCTAGGGTTATTCCAACTGATAAAATGATCAATAGATTTCTGATTAACATAACATTGAATTACTCAGTAATCGTGGGCGCTTGATCAATTCCACTGCCTGGAGTAGCGACAGATTTATTCCATTTATCGATCGCTTCATCCCGTTGTTTTAAAAGAGCATTTCCTGACGAGAGAAGGGTGGGAGTTTGTTCTTGATAATGACTGCTCGAACTATCATATTCAAACCCCCACAAGACCGCACCAAAAGACGTTCCTGTACTGACATCGATCGCAGTGGCGACAAATTGCATCGCGGTAGGATCGAGTACCCCCGGAGTATCCCACATCCAAGGGTTAGATCCTTTAAATTTACCCGTTTGAGCATTGCCTCGACTAACCACTTTACCGCTTTTATTTTTAGTCATTCCATAGAGAGGGGTTTTATCTTTCCCCGGATCGGCGCGATCGACTCTCCAACCACTTTTAGTCGTGCGTTCTGCTCTTTCTTTTGTCATACCGGCATCACTCGCTTTTGTCGACCAATTGCCGGCGGATGTTCCCCGTCTTGCTGTTTGTAAAAATCCGATTTCACTGCTGCCGGTCTTATCATTGGGAGTCATTTCAATTTTGATATAATATTCCCCATATTCCGATTTTGTTGGGGCTTTATCTAATCCGTGTTCTACCTTAAATTCTCCGTAAGTTCCTTTTAAATTGGTATTTTTTCTGCCTAAAGATGGGGAAAAAGATGGATTAGACGCACATCTTCTAATGGTACTTGAAGAATCTTTTAAGGTGACGGGTGTTGACTTAGGATTATGATGAAGTTGTTGCTGTTTGGCTGCAATTTTAGATGTAGTATTTTCTTGTTGAAATTGAGTAATTTTTTGACGGAAGAGTTGACTATTTTGAGTAGCTGATCCAGAAATTGAGGAAATATTGCGCCAGAGGGGTTGAATAGACATCTCTGTTTTTGACTGTATTGCGACTCCATTGGGGGTTGATGAATTAGGAGTCGTAACAGAAATGTTGGCTAAATTATGACTTAGGCGAGCCGATCTTTCTAGTTGTTCTCCTAAATCAAACGTTTTATCCTGTTGTAATTCACCCTCTGGTTCTTCACTGTGATCGTGTGATTGAACTCGTTTAATTTGGGAAGTCACAGGTGAAGTTGAGGAGGGGACTTTTTGAACCTCGACCCGCTCCATAATATTTCTTTCGTGTTGAGTGTAGTATCTCTTTTAATTATCCCCTAAAAAGTCAGAAATGTAACTAGACTTTTGGCTAGTTTTTTCGGTTTTATGGGGAAAGACTTATACTCCTTCTTAAAAATCAAACTCCTGTTTTTGATGCGTCACCGGACGCATCCTACAATTTCTGTTCAAAATTCATCAACTTTATTGTTAGCGTTTGACTGAATTGGGCAAAAAGTCTATTCTTGATATTGTTTTAAGAGTTGGGGAAGATGATCGACCCCTTCAACGCCAATAATTTCTATCAGTTTAGGGCGATATTGTACGATTAAACTCTGAAATTTTTCCTGTCCTACTCGACCTTGAATAACCGTTAATAGCCCGGCTGCTCCTCGCCATTCTTTAGTCCCGATACGCTCTAATAAATACATTCCCAAACACCCATTATAGACGGCTCTTTCTACTTGATTGAGATTGTAATAAGCTTCTGCTAAATAGGTAAAACTGATCCCTTGAAGATATAAATCTCGGACTAATTGCGCTGCTTTAACTGCTTTTTCTAGATAATCATAGGCTACGGTCGGCTGATTAATCACCAAATAAGCAATACCCAAACTATTGTAACACAGAGCTAAACTTTGATGATCTTCTAATCGTTCTGATAATTGCAATCCTTGTTCTAAATAACTGATGTTTTGTTGATAAACTTCTAGGCTGATTTCTTCTGTTGCTTGAGCGGCTAAAACTTGACTATAACCTAAATTGGCGAGAGCGTTAGCTTCTCCTAATCTATCCCCCGTTTGACGCGCTAAAATTAAGGCTCTTTGACTATAATTAATAGCGATCGCATATTCTTTTTGAGCAATACTGTTGCGACTGAGATGATTAAAATTAGCAATTTGACAGAGATTATCTCCCGCATCTTGAGCAATTCTTAGGGCTTCTTGATGAAAAGTATTTGCTTGTTCATATCGCCCTAAAGTTCGCTGAGAATAACCGAGTATGGTGAGAATGCGCCCCTTTTCTTGAGTGCCTTCGATTTGTCTTAAAGGTTCACTCAAATAATTAAGGGTATCCCGTAAACTATCGCCCCAAAATGAGACAAAAACTCCTCCATATAGGGGAAAATCTGGCCGTTGGGCAAAGGTTCTTAAAATTTGTAATGTGATTTGAAAACAGCCTTTTGCTAATAGTTGACGAGTCAGAGAATTGAGATTAGTTGCTTGTTGTAACCCATTAGATAACTCACACCAAATCACAGCAAAAGTGAGTAAAGTGGCATTAGATAATCGTTTTCCCCAGGTAGCACTATAAGGTTGTTGATCAAACCAATTCACTAATCCTTGTTGTAAACTCCTCAGAATAATGACAAGTTCTATCCAAGCACTAATATCTTGATAATTTTGAGTTTTAGCGAGTTCGGTTACGGGTTGATTAAGCGCTTGCAATTCAAATAAATGACGGGGAAGAGGACTATCTAAACGTTTAGCCCAAATTGTCCAAGGACTATTTGAACCCGGTATTCCTTCAAAACCGACAGATTTATTCCCTCCTTGATAAATCCAGCTAACCAGATCATTCTCTAAATTCCGAAAAGATTCTAATCCTTTTAAAAGTCCTCTAGAAAATAAATGTAATTGATTTGCTTCTTCTGAACTATTAAGAGAGTCAGCCGTTTTAGTCAAAGAATCAGCTAATTGTTTAATCTGATTTCGGTTAAGACTATTAGTTTGATTGAGGTCAAGTTTTTGTAATAAAATAGAAAAACGATCTTGAGGTGATGCCTGAAGAATATCCTCACTGGCTTGAGAATAAATATTGATGTCTTGTTTTTCTTTTTGCCATCTTTCCCAAACCCCTCCAATCGTGTCTAATGCTCTTATTTGACGACTAATTTTAGCTTTTTTTGCTTCACTGGTTTGGTGTTCGAGTTGTTCTTGTGCTATCCTCACTCGTTCATTTAAACAGCGTTCAAAGATTTCACCGGTTCCGGATTGGATTTCTTTAACTACCATTTGATAGAGTTGCTCTTTTGAGAGAATTTTACCTTGGAGAGTTGCGGTGATCGCTTGTTCGATAAAATTTTGATATTGCTGTGGTAATGAGAGTTCTGGAGAATTTGAGGGCTGATAATGAGATTGATCAGTCATAATGTCAAAATTTGCCTTTATTAAATAGTATAATTTGTAGTCTAAGGTGTCATGATCTGATCTTAACTTTGTGTTAAGGTCTACTGGTAGAAGCGCCAATAAGAGTTAAATAAAGTTTGGGTTTAATTAAATTAGTTGAAAAATGAGCAATTATTCCATTCAATCTCCTATTATTCAAGCAATACACACGGCTGTTCAAGGAAGGGCTAGATATAAGGTTAATCGGCTTTATCATTCGGAATCATTAAAAAGATATCTTGAAAGTGAATTATCAGAGTATAAAGGCATCAATCAAGTTCGTGCTAATGTTTGGACGGGAAATATTTTAGTTATCTTTGATAAAGAGATCAGTCTTGATAGCCTCAGTAAAATTCTTCAAAATGTTGTTTTAGATTATAGACAACATAGGGATGAACTTCTCAGAAAAAATTTGAGTGCTACCTCAGTAAGACAAGAGGAATTGGTATTATCGGGGGTAAATCAGTCTGTCGCTTCAACACCTCAATCTCTGAGCGAACTGGACAATAAAAAGGACATTGAAGGTATAGATGAGCCAGATTTTCTTAACCGAAATGGCTATCACAAAAATGGGTCACTGGTGATGATAAATACCCTGTTGAATAAATCTTTAAACCAAGCCAATAAACACCTAATTTGGATCGGGGGAACGGTGGGAACTCTTGCCATTGCGACTGGGTTACTCCATTATTTTAAACTGGATACGGCTATTTTACTCTTTCTTCAAAAGCTACACACCCCAATTCTTGACCGTATCATGTTAGGAATTACTTTTTTAGGAGAACCCGGCACATTACTATTAGTTTGTTTAGGCTTAATCATTAGTCCCCTGACTCCTAAACGAAAAGAAACCACCACAACTTTAAGCCTTGCGACTCTTGGGGCAGTGAGTTTAAATTATTGGTTAAAAATCCGATTTGGCCGCTTACGTCCTGCTTTATGGAGGCAAATTATTAGAGTTAGGCATTATAGTTTTCCTAGCGGTCACGCGATGATGTCGAGCGTAACTTACGGGTTTATTGCTTATTTATTAAGTAAACAATTTCCCCAAAGACGAACAGAAATTTTGGCCGTTAGCTCTATTTTAATTGTTGCGATCGGCTTAAGTCGGCTATATTTAGGAGTACATTGGCCAACGGATGTATTGGCGGGTTATGCTGTTGGTTTAGTGTGGTTAAGTGCTTGTATTTTCTTTGTAGAGTTATAGGACTTACGCAGTTACCCTAATTGTAGGATGCGTCCCCGACGCATCACGCCATAAATAGTGTTTTTTAGCCCAGGAGTGCGTAAGTCCTGAGTTAGTCATTAGTCATTAATTTTTTCTCAAAATCCCTCGATAAAATCTTTCATAGTGTCTTTGGATTTTAAAGATCCAGCAATTGTTGTTGATCAATATATCCGCCGACAATGACAAAGGGTGATGAAATCGTTGAACTGGGCGCAGATATAAACTTATTTCATCTCTATTTCTTCTTGTTGCCCGGGTTGAGCGACAAACTCTTCTGGATCGGCTCGTTCATCTAAATTAATCCCTACCCGTTCATAATGCCAATACTCCGGACTTTTTGCGTAATCTTTTACCGGTCGATGTAATCCAAAAACTAGCGCGAGTGCATCAACAATGGGATCATAATAGTTAAAAACAAAGGGAAAAGTTACATCATAAGCTTCCCCTCCACAATGATTACTAATTCCACCGGGTCTAATATTCGGTCTTCTTCTAGAATCACTTTTTGCATAGCCTTCTGCACATATGGCCGTAGCTAATTTCACCGAGCCTCGAATTTCTGTAATAATTGATAAAATTTCTGGCTCTTGTGCCTTTGTATCTGTTTGTTGCAGAGCCGTTTTTAAACGTTGGACTTGACTGGAAGTCGCCCATTGATTTCCATCATCATCTCTGCCATTAATATCTATCAATTCACGGGCAAACTTTAAGCGGGATGCGGGTGACTCCAGTGCCCCACTTTTCGGGGCGAGAGTCCATCTCATGGCGTTATAATGGGCTATTTTTGAAGATCTAGCCCCATAGCCTCCCGTAGGCGCATCATTAATTAGTTTTTCATGATAGAGAAATTTATAAAATAAATCTAATCTTTTAATTAAATCTTCATTTAATTTCGTTTCTCCATTTTCTCTCGCTTGTTTAGAAACTTGTAAGACTGGCTCTTGAGGTTTTTCAAACGTAAATATAAACTCTTGCGCTCTCTCTAAAAGGTCTAATTGATTATTCGTAAAACTTTTTTTCTTCAGTAATTTTTTGAGTTTGATATTAAAAGCTTTTTCTAAAGCCGCTAAAACTTTACTATATTTTTGGGGGTCTTTTTTGAGATTATCTAATCGACTCCCAACTACTAATTCTTTTTCAATAATTCGAGAACTGAGCAAGGTTAAATTCTTTTTATCAATCCAAAATTCATTACCCTCATAGTCCATCACTTGGGCATACACTCGCTCTTTATGTTTGCTTTGCCCTTCTGTGCTAGTTTGTATTGTTTGGGATTGAATTTCTAAGACAACTACCTCTAGAGGAAATTCTATTTTTTCTCCGGTTGGTTCATCGGGAGATTTAAGTTTAGAGGTTCCGGCTTTAATGACTCCAAAATTTTGATCGAGCGATCGGGTTTCCCCCACACTAATAAAACTTTTTTTAGCTTGAGAATCTTGGTTATAATCGATTTTGGCGGTTTTTGGGGTGGTAAGTTCCTTTCCTTGACGGCTAGAATCTCCTAAAGGAGTGGCATAAGTTAAATCAAAAGTGTTAAGGTTCGTTCTGGCTGTCCATCCCCATTGTCTAACTGGCCCATAAACCTGAGCCGGCATTAGTTCTTGAACCAGTGCATAAGTGGTTTTACCCTGTTTGGTGGTTTCGATAATTTGTACTGGAGAACCTAAAGGTATTATGTTTTGAGTTGATTTTAATTCCGGGGGAGGGGTGCGGATCAAGGCTTTCGGATCTGTGACAACTAAAGTGTTTTGTTGGCGCGATCGATCGGTTTGCGGCTGTATTGGCAGTGCAGATGGATTGACAAGGGA belongs to Gloeothece citriformis PCC 7424 and includes:
- a CDS encoding YaaW family protein; its protein translation is MDELRSALELATEEELQQLTQILFSRKFNPLDYLQAPDPIAVQSQDWNSWLDAIEKRFRYLAADGITVLKGKTQQVSYREALIRVCHYLKIPYSNQMTTTDIEAEIFLQLIKKAWKRLPETDKKSLTIKIQQSLAQSALPEPLPVQLQHNPINLVLKGSSAFAVSSVIKPLILRQIAYQFTLHFARYQATSSALVTGGSLAAASVENQLALQAAKRGMVMTAARYGTIRSLFAVVGPILWGWFIADLGWRAIATNYGRIIPAIFALAQIRLTREDCWEFA
- a CDS encoding polyprenyl synthetase family protein — its product is MNWLTPLYPIIKDYLLAQIPPQWTQLYQLTDSWFQTEIIPEIIPVVAACKAVGGDPNQTIPLCAALLASAISIRILDDLQDQDKPNALHHVIGSASALNYADTFKTLAFKIIGDLSLKNKADGSPLYQAFIDGYFTLLAGQERDIQGMSRTWEDCWQTIEMKTGYSYAMATALGAMIGTNHQEWIQICKIYGYHLGLAIQIFNDLEGIWQPVGKSDLHRGKITLPLLYGLECSHPDREELLSIIEDHQIIVKSQRIKEILDKIEAKNYLIWMALQHRDCALQIIKVFPDEEGKKALEYRFTAMYGDLDQLLEPKEESELLKIENNTYQSMGLNLRNQLRQS
- a CDS encoding YkgJ family cysteine cluster protein, whose protein sequence is MNNEQEKLETQLERSEFFTHTLLSQYSTRINEIESFLYAVIDILIQKGIVSADDFAKAVAQVRQEIVEKGESCNPNLALRMDREQDDEFIPVNCQERLPICQAVCCKLDFALSPQEVESGQIKWDLGRPYFIRQEKEGYCTHNDPETKGCKIYENRPSVCKKYSCAKDERIWKDFEKMELNQEWINHYTQQKRPKLIG
- a CDS encoding carbon-nitrogen hydrolase family protein, whose product is MKSYLAAAIQMTSKPDLEKNLSQAEELIELAVHKGAELIGLPENFAFLGNEEDKLAQSEAIALKSEKFLKTMAQRFQITLLGGGFPVPVEANGSKAYNTASLIDKDGTEVACYRKVHLFDVNVPDGNTYLESNTVMAGKEFPPLYVSEELGTIGLSICYDVRFPELYRYLSAKGADLLCIPAAFTAYTGKDHWKILLQARAIENTCYVIAPAQTGNHYARRYTHGHAMIIDPWGVILADAGETPGMAIAEINPIRLEQVRQQMPSLKHRVLS
- a CDS encoding aminotransferase class V-fold PLP-dependent enzyme, which codes for MVNSIHSLHQIEKHRQEFPGLNNKIYFNFGGQGTLPRCALEAIIDAHNYLQLQGPFSIKVNTWIQHKTEQLREEIASELGATPQSITLTENVTAGCNIVLWGIDWQKGDHILLSDCEHPGIIAIIKELARRFEIEFSTCPIKETLNGGDPVTVIAQHLRPNTRLLVITHLLWNTGQLLPLKDIVKLCHHHGPGEKQIRVLVDAAQSVGSIPLNLRDIQVDYYAFTGHKWLCGPAGVGALYIRPQMIESLHPTFIGWRGIEQDPFGYPVGWKNNGQRFEVATSAYPQYEGLRAAIALHHQWGTPETRYQRICELSAYLWQQLSEFEGIQCLKNSPPQGGLVSFQPKYKISSQTLVQALEKRGFLLRTLSNPNCVRACIHYFTLPAEIEQLVEAIKNIVTNSNELT
- a CDS encoding O-antigen ligase family protein — protein: MGNEKKPSLTWQWNWVKVSVLIFPLLSKLGGLGLLIAAIGIARQDYRLILKYPPNWVIALFSLWLIITSELAHDPQEALLGVANFLPFLFLFVTYTLLIQTPSQLRQLAWMLVIPSSLIVLLGLGQLYLGWELPPSISFLSGKLVPYGQPTGRMSSLFMYANLLGFYLLIVFILGLGLAIETFQRWQIEKKKAIGRVLGFLTFTLVADGIGLLLSNSRNAWGLALLACIAFAVYLGWVWILGVIGVIIGAVAGASWGPSPLKEGLRVIVPAFFWARLSDQLYPDRPVETLRITQWKFVGHLITQRPLTGWGLRNFTPLYQAEMGIWMGHPHNLFLMLLAETGLIGTGLLCGLVGWILFKAVGLLGFYASKETEELITNKRDKLILFTYLVAWGSCILFNCFDVTMLDGKINVIGWLLLAAISGIVYRSLNRKLTPLKDVSWG